In the Helianthus annuus cultivar XRQ/B chromosome 11, HanXRQr2.0-SUNRISE, whole genome shotgun sequence genome, one interval contains:
- the LOC110917558 gene encoding uncharacterized protein LOC110917558, whose translation MFHHHHRMNHSSSSSTTYSSLNSFYSFLAHSLDDLYRSFHSQNVMSIHFLQLVLASLQSFHSELTLLVHTLHLPVGEKWLDEYMDESSRLWEVCHVLKSGISNMEIYCSMGANIHSILENHDLSPQISREVLTAINRCQRESVRLEEENRSLAETRIKPLTMKFEEITLVQSKFNGFNGFRGALYALKNISSLLLKVMVNGLVYCSSETSFPSLSHINTTISNENRTIFKTDFMVSAARLNEMVNEREDGQDGILLNEFQKAAHAMDELKRELERIRGFETRFDISRRVENLKSCFGVLQCGIENIVVQLDDFFDEIVENRKKLLEL comes from the exons atgttccaccaccaccacaggatGAATCATTCTTCCTCCTCTTCCACCACCTACTCTTCTCTCAATAGCTTCTATAGCTTCCTCGCTCATAGTCTCGACGATCTTTATCGATCATTCCATTCTCAAAACGTCATGTCTATCCACTTCCTACAACTTGTCCTTGCATCCCTCCAATCTTTTCATTCTGAATTGACCCTTTTGGTTCACACACTACACTTGCCCGTAGGCGAAAAATGGCTTGATGAGTATATGGACGAGAGTTCACGCCTTTGGGAAGTATGTCATGTTTTGAAATCAGGCATTTCAAACATGGAAATCTATTGTTCCATGGGCGCCAACATACACTCTATCCTTGAAAACCATGATCTAAGTCCACAAATCTCACGCGAG GTGCTAACGGCTATTAATCGTTGCCAAAGGGAGAGTGTTAGACTGGAGGAAGAAAATAGGAGCTTAGCGGAAACAAGGATCAAACCATTGACCATGAAATTTGAAGAAATTACTTTAGTCCAATCGAAGTTTAATGGGTTCAATGGATTTAGAGGAGCACTATATGCGCTAAAGAACATAAGCTCATTGCTATTAAAGGTCATGGTTAATGGCCTAGTTTATTGCTCAAGCGAAACAAGTTTTCCTTCCTTGTCTCATATAAATACAACTATTTCTAATGAAAATCGTACGATTTTCAAAACAGATTTTATGGTCTCGGCTGCAAGATTGAACGAGATGGTGAACGAGAGAGAAGATGGGCAAGATGGTATTTTACTTAACGAGTTCCAAAAAGCAGCACACGCGATGGATGAATTGAAAAGGGAGTTGGAAAGAATTAGAGGGTTTGAAACGAGATTTGACATAAGTCGGAGGGTTGAAAATTTAAAGAGTTGTTTTGGAGTGTTGCAATGTGGAATTGAGAATATAGTTGTTCAACTTGATGATTTTTTTGATGAGATAGTTGAAAATAGGAAGAAACTCTTAGAATTATGa